The Terriglobus roseus sequence CAGGACTGGATCGTCGATCCCCTGATCCAAGGCTTTCATGCCTTCCGAGATTCTCTCCCTGTGCCTCCTCAAGACTGCGACGACAAGTGCCGCTTTCGTCGGGAAGTGGTGATGAATGCTTGCCTTCCGGATGGCGACGATCTCCGCGATGTCGGCGTAGCTGAAGGCGGAGTACCCTCGATCAATCAGGAGGGTGTTGGCCGCGTCGAGGATGCGTACTGCCGTTTCACCTTGCATACCGATGAGACTACCTACTAGTAGGAGTGGATGCAAGGTTTTTGGTTTTTGTTCGGGCGTGCTCCGAATTCAACAGCAAGATCCGGAGTTCAAGTCTGCCTGGTCATCCGTAGAGTTGATTTCAAGAAGGAGCGAATCCAATGAAGACGACAGAATCTAGAGCGGAGCGAGCAGAGGCGGTGCTCCGTGACACCCGTTGGAACTCCCTGGTAGGGCGTGACCGACTGGCCGATGGAAAGTTCTTTTACTCCGTCGCGAGTACGGGTGTGTATTGCCGTCCGTCGTGTGGCGCGAGAACTCCTCGACCGGAGAATGTCGCGTTTCACGCCACCATTGAAGAGGCGGAAGCGCAGATGCAGCTTACGGTTACAACGGTATGGCCGGGTCAACTATGGGCAGCAGTTCGTCGCGATTGCCTCCGAGATCGCGTCCACCGGCTCGTTAGGAAGAGAGACCTGCGTTGACCCGGGTGCAATGGTGGAGTCACTCTACGAAGCCTTTATCAGGAATTGCTTATCCGCATCACTCGTCTGCGCGCAGTAGCTACGCTGCTCTCCGTCATGCAACATTACCGAACTACTGAACGCATCTTCATTTGAAAGTCCGGTAGCGCACAATCTGTCAATCAGAGGAGCTGCTTCCCTTCCTTGTTTAGTCAACGTGTACATCACGCCGTTGAGCCGAGAGGAGCCTTGGTTTCACTCAATCGATCCTCGCCGTCACTACGCATCTACGATGCAACGCGCACAATCTTGGTGCGCGCAGATACGAATTCTTTGCACAGCGGTGGTTCCGCATCCTCGAATCTCTGAAGAAACATACCAAACAGTGTTTTCAAAGCGTTACCTGTCGTCAATTTTTACAACGTTACTGTGACGGCACGCGGATGTGCTCGAATCTCTTGAACGGCCTCACGCATAGTTTGACTTGCAACTTGCCGTCAGGCCAAAGTCGAACATCTGTTCCACATGAATACCGGGCGTTAAGATCCATATGCTGTGCGTCGCGCTCTATATGCGTAAATCGACAGATACCTAAGGGGACATACTCCCCGACCGATTTCCGCGAGTTTATTACCTCCGAGCGACTCCGGACAGGACGGATTCAACCATCTCGAAGACATGTCAGGGCTCCGAGATAGCTAGTAAGACGGGAGCACACCCTCGGTGGCCTGTTCCCTACTACATGGCCATATACCTGCTGATTGCGTAGTTCTGCTAGCGGTCTTCCCCAGCGTACGCAGAGCCTCCAAAAGCTTTCCTCACGCATCCATGCATGCGCTAAGCAGGAGTTGTTTCATCTGGTCGGGGGGTTGAGGCTTGCCGAGGAAAAAGCCTTGGAATAGATCGCACTTCAATCTCGAGAGATGGTCGAATGTGTCCTGATTTTCGATTCCCTCTGCAACAACTTTGAGGCCGAGGGCGTGTGCCATCGTAATGATTGCGGCTACTATGGAGCGGGTTCCCTCAGCTGCAGACAGACGATTGACGAAGGAGGAGTCGATCTTAAGGGTATCTAACTCGAGATTGTCAAGTTGCCCTAAAGACGAGTACCCCACACCGAAGTCATCGACTGAGAAGCAGATGCCGGCATCGGCCAGGATCTTTATCTGACGAGCGGCTTCGTGGATATTACGCAGCATTGCGGTCTCCGTAATTTCCATACCAATGAGCGAAGGATCGACCCCGAAATGGGACAGCGAGTCCAGCACTGTGACCGCGAAAGTCGGTGAACTGATCTCCACGGCAGAAATGTTCAAAGCGATCGGCACCAGGGGTATCCCGGCATCCCTCCAGTTCACTATCTGTGCACACACCTCATTGAAGACCCAAGCGCTTAGAGGGACAATCAGCCCCCTTTCTTCGGCAATGGATATGAATCTGTTAGGGAACACCATGCCTTGCTTAGGGTGGTGAAGCCGTACGAGCGCTTCGATACTGTGGATACGCCCTGAGACATTGAGAATTGGCTGAAGGAATAATTCCAATCCTCCTTCTCTTAGTGCCCGACGAAGCGAGACTTCCATGTCGTTCGCTTCAGAGCTTAGTTGAAGGATTTCCGGAGACATAGAGACCATCTGATTGCCACCGGATTTTTTTGCTCGATACATCGCAGAATCCGCATTTCGCCATAGCGCCGCGGAATCTGACCCGTCATCCGGGAAAACGGCGATCCCGATACTCGCGGTGATCTCAATCAAAAACTTTTCCGCTTGCATTGGTTGCTTTAATGCGATTCCAACCTGCCGTCCGAAGCTCTCAGCTTCTTCATGAAGCGAGATGCCACTGAGAACGAGCGCGAACTCCTCCCCGCCAATGCGGGCCGAAGTATAATTCAGTGCTTTCAATTGAGACAAACGCATTCCCGCAGTTTGCAGACAGATGTCTCCTACGCCGTGTCCATAGGTGTCGTTGATGTGCTTGAAGCGATCCAGATCGAAACAGATCAAGGCACACTTTGTCGATTCGTCGCGTGCTGCCTCAACAGCAGACTTCAGATCTTGTTCCAATGTTGCTCTGTTTCGCAGACCAGTGAGTTGATCGTGAGTAGCTTGGAAAAGCAGGTTCGTGCCGGCTTCGTTCGCTGCAAGGATCTCATCCTCCAGCAACATCAACATCATGCCAAAGGCAACAAAATATTTCGGTATGTTCCAAAACTCGGGATGAACGCGCTGTTCGATACGCAGATGATCGAGGAACACAGCCGCTGGGAAGACTGTCGCCCATGCAATAAGTCCAAGCAAAACAGTGAGAGTACCTGCGGAAATGCGGCGGATTGTCCCGATATAGGTGAGACCAACTAGAACGTAGACCTGCGTGAGCAGGATTGAAAGTAGCAGGTCGATCCGGCCATGCAGAATCGCCCAATCGAACCAACAAACGGTCGCAGAAACCGCAGTAGACAGCAGAAGTCGCACGAAGGGCGGGGTACCCTGTAATTTGGCACTGTAACCGAGCCATCCAACCGTCGCTATTGTCCCAGCAGCGAAATAAGGCAGAGGCGAGGCGAACTCACAAACGGCCATAACCAAGCAGACAAGGGTTCCGGACCCCGCGATGCCAAGTACCCAAAGCAGGTCATTCCCTATACGTCCCCGATCAGGTCTTGGCGGCGCCGCGAGAAACATAACGCCGCACGCCAAGAGAGCAGCCATACTGATAGAGCTTACGGTGCGGTTTGCGATAACACCGGACGGCGCCATGAGGCGTACCGCGAAGTGCACAAGTATCATCACCCAACCGAAAAGCCATGCACCAACCATCGAAGATGGTCTCTTTTGGTATGTAGAACCGAATAGCAGCACAAGGCAACCGATGATTGTGATGTCGAGGATCTCGCTCTGCATGCCTCACCCTCTGATGATGGAGTTCTACGTTACGTACATCCCGCTCGTTCTTGTCACCCGCTTCGAGAATAAATGCACCAGTTTTGCGCAAGCTTCTGTCCCGAAATGTAGACCTCCGGGACATCTTGACAGGTCACGAGCACCCCTTCGGTCTGGCCCGAGTCACCGAAGACTGGACTGTAGCTGTAGGTCCAATACACATCCTGGAGAGCGCCGTCTCGTTTGATTGGTACAAGTCTGTTCTCGAAGAAAACAGGTCTTCCTTGCTGCATCACGGCCTCGACCTGAGGAGAGACGAGCTCCCAGGCTTCAATCCAGCACTCCTTCGCAAGCTGCCCCAGGCCCGCAGGATGTTTCTCTCCCATGAGCGGCCGGTACGCATCGTTATAGAACTGCACCCCATCGCCTCTCCACCAGATGGAAGTCGGGAACCCGCATCCGAGCATCAGGTTCACCGCGCTTATCAGGTTGTTCGGCCAGCTGTGGATGGGACCTACAGATGTGAAGCTCCAATTATGGGAACGGATCAACTCCGCCATCTCTGAGGATTCGTGGATGAGTTCCGAGCTGGTGCGGGTTAGCATGTCTTGTTCTCGTTTGCTGGGCAGGTTGGTGCGCTGGGGCAGGAAGCGACTTCGATTGTCTCTCATGCGCTACCGAGTAGGCGAATCGCAGAAAGCAGGAGCAGTTCACTCCTGAATCGCGCGAGAGCGCTCGCGTTACACTCACCCATGAGCGAGCCGCCGACCACGAACGCGCGCAGACGGATTCTGCTCCAAAGAACCCATCGCTGGATGCTGCCGCTATATCTCGCAGCGGCGTCCAGCTTGAGCATGTGGGTAGCCTTTCAATGGTTTGCGGATGCTAGCCACGTCATCTGGGTCTGGCCTGTCACTGCCGTGCAGCTCGGCATCCTTCTGCCGTTTTGGTCCGATGTCAGATTGCGACTCTGGTCGATAGGTTGTGGCTTGGTAGCAAATGCAATCGCTGCAAGGCTCCTGGGGACGCCGCTGTGGTTTTCCTTAGCGATCAGTCTTACGAGCGCATTCGATGTGACCGTCGCTGGCGCGATCCTCTCAAGAGGAGTTTCCGGTTTCGAGGATCTCAAAAGCCGTGCCAGTTTCAAGCTGTTCGCAACGGCTGCCTTCGTCGCACCTGTTGTCAGCGGATTGCTGGCAACTCTCCCCGTATCTAGTTTGTTGCACGGACCATTCGGGCGCGTCCTTGTCACCTCTATCCTGAGCGACGCTATCGGCATTGCCGTTTTGGTGCCAGTGATTCTGTTCTGCCTCACGGGAAAGTACCGGGATCCGCGCAAGCTCGCTCCGCACCTGCCGCCCGGCGTGCTTCCTGCGATCCTCTTCACAGCCGTTGTGGTTGGCGTCTTCAGTCAGTCGATCTACCCCCTCCTGTTCCTTATCTTCCCTCCGCTTGTCTTATTGATCATGGTCATGGGCCTGGAAGGAGCGATCTTTGCGAATGTAGCGCTGGTTCTGATTGCTTGCTATGCCACGGCACACGGGCATGGGCCGCTGTGGCTGTCCCGCGATGTGCAATGGGAAGAGCGCCTCGTGATCCTGCAAATCTTTCTTTGGGTAGCCATGGTCACGGGATTACCGATCGGTGCACTTCTGGACGAACAGCGCCGAGCGGAGATCAAGGCCAACGATGCTCGCTCGATCTACATGACCTTGCTCGAGAACACAGCCGACATGATCATCCTGTCGTCGTTTGACGGCGAGCAGCGATTCATTACAGCGGCGAGTGAGGCGCTCACAGGCTGGACACCCGAGGAGTTCGCAAAACTGGACCGCTTGAGCACCTTCCATCCAGAAGATCTTCCCGTAGCGGATATGGTCATCAGCAGCATGAAGGAAGGAAAGCGCGAGCATCAATTCCGTTATCGCCTTCGCCAGAAATCGGGCGGCTGGCGTTGGGTCGAAGCATCGGCGCGTGCGTACTTCGACGATTTCACCGGAGAAGTGCGCGGGTACGTCGGAACGATCCGGGACATCTCGTCTGTCGTGAAGACAGAGGAAGCGCGGGAGCAACTCTCGCTCGCACAGGAAGGACTCGAACTGATGGCGAGGACCGATGCCCTCACGAGCCTGCCTAACCGGCGGGCCTTCGACAATGCCCTCGACCAGTACATCCTTGGCTACCGGTCTGAGGTCCAAGGCGTTCTGTTGATATTGGACATCGATTTCTTCAAGTCCTTCAATGA is a genomic window containing:
- a CDS encoding Ada metal-binding domain-containing protein gives rise to the protein MKTTESRAERAEAVLRDTRWNSLVGRDRLADGKFFYSVASTGVYCRPSCGARTPRPENVAFHATIEEAEAQMQLTVTTVWPGQLWAAVRRDCLRDRVHRLVRKRDLR
- a CDS encoding putative bifunctional diguanylate cyclase/phosphodiesterase; translated protein: MQSEILDITIIGCLVLLFGSTYQKRPSSMVGAWLFGWVMILVHFAVRLMAPSGVIANRTVSSISMAALLACGVMFLAAPPRPDRGRIGNDLLWVLGIAGSGTLVCLVMAVCEFASPLPYFAAGTIATVGWLGYSAKLQGTPPFVRLLLSTAVSATVCWFDWAILHGRIDLLLSILLTQVYVLVGLTYIGTIRRISAGTLTVLLGLIAWATVFPAAVFLDHLRIEQRVHPEFWNIPKYFVAFGMMLMLLEDEILAANEAGTNLLFQATHDQLTGLRNRATLEQDLKSAVEAARDESTKCALICFDLDRFKHINDTYGHGVGDICLQTAGMRLSQLKALNYTSARIGGEEFALVLSGISLHEEAESFGRQVGIALKQPMQAEKFLIEITASIGIAVFPDDGSDSAALWRNADSAMYRAKKSGGNQMVSMSPEILQLSSEANDMEVSLRRALREGGLELFLQPILNVSGRIHSIEALVRLHHPKQGMVFPNRFISIAEERGLIVPLSAWVFNEVCAQIVNWRDAGIPLVPIALNISAVEISSPTFAVTVLDSLSHFGVDPSLIGMEITETAMLRNIHEAARQIKILADAGICFSVDDFGVGYSSLGQLDNLELDTLKIDSSFVNRLSAAEGTRSIVAAIITMAHALGLKVVAEGIENQDTFDHLSRLKCDLFQGFFLGKPQPPDQMKQLLLSACMDA
- a CDS encoding PAS domain-containing protein, yielding MRDNRSRFLPQRTNLPSKREQDMLTRTSSELIHESSEMAELIRSHNWSFTSVGPIHSWPNNLISAVNLMLGCGFPTSIWWRGDGVQFYNDAYRPLMGEKHPAGLGQLAKECWIEAWELVSPQVEAVMQQGRPVFFENRLVPIKRDGALQDVYWTYSYSPVFGDSGQTEGVLVTCQDVPEVYISGQKLAQNWCIYSRSG
- a CDS encoding sensor domain-containing diguanylate cyclase, with amino-acid sequence MSEPPTTNARRRILLQRTHRWMLPLYLAAASSLSMWVAFQWFADASHVIWVWPVTAVQLGILLPFWSDVRLRLWSIGCGLVANAIAARLLGTPLWFSLAISLTSAFDVTVAGAILSRGVSGFEDLKSRASFKLFATAAFVAPVVSGLLATLPVSSLLHGPFGRVLVTSILSDAIGIAVLVPVILFCLTGKYRDPRKLAPHLPPGVLPAILFTAVVVGVFSQSIYPLLFLIFPPLVLLIMVMGLEGAIFANVALVLIACYATAHGHGPLWLSRDVQWEERLVILQIFLWVAMVTGLPIGALLDEQRRAEIKANDARSIYMTLLENTADMIILSSFDGEQRFITAASEALTGWTPEEFAKLDRLSTFHPEDLPVADMVISSMKEGKREHQFRYRLRQKSGGWRWVEASARAYFDDFTGEVRGYVGTIRDISSVVKTEEAREQLSLAQEGLELMARTDALTSLPNRRAFDNALDQYILGYRSEVQGVLLILDIDFFKSFNDEYGHQAGDECLRKVGQAISSSLIRSTDTAARWGGEEFCVLMPGAPVHVSERVALNVLDAVRGLRIPHAGNPEGIVTLSIGIAQRTEANEDPSLWVQRADAALYASKRSGKNRFTVAT